Proteins encoded together in one Telopea speciosissima isolate NSW1024214 ecotype Mountain lineage chromosome 4, Tspe_v1, whole genome shotgun sequence window:
- the LOC122658789 gene encoding pentatricopeptide repeat-containing protein At1g09190, translating into MSRGGREAERRILRLLHGHSTRTQLPEIHAHFLRHHLHQSNQLLSHFVSVCGSLHKMPYAHLVFLQTQNPNLILFNSMIKGYSISGPSLQSLHLFSLMRSRGIWPDRFTLAPLLKSCSNHPDINLGRGVHAEIVALGFESHPPIQIGLVELYSCHDSMEDAERVFDVMSHRDVVAWNMMIRGYCKRGDVQLGLHLFSQMEERSIVTWNSMISSLAQSDRDNDALKLFHQLWDSGLDPDDATLVTLLPVCARLGAYDVGRWIHSYADSRKLSRDVVSVGNSLVDFYCKSGDTETASRVFNEMPRKNVVSWNAMISGLAFNGRGELGVDLFEEMMKQGVAPNHATFIGVLACCSHAGFVQMGQELFNSMLTEHQLEPGHEHYGCMVDLLGRSGCVKEAYGLITSMPMKPTAALWGALLSACRTHGDLQLAECAVKELIDLEPHNSGNYVLLSNIYAEAGKWDKVEEVRVLMRAKSIRKAPGRSLIG; encoded by the coding sequence ATGAGCAGAGGTGGACGGGAGGCGGAGCGGAGAATCTTACGCCTACTCCATGGCCACAGCACCAGAACCCAATTGCCCGAAATCCATGCTCACTTCCTCCGCCATCACCTCCACCAATCCAACCAGCTCCTCTCCCATTTCGTTTCCGTCTGTGGCTCCCTCCACAAGATGCCCTATGCCCACCTCGTTTTCCTCCAGACTCAAAACCCCAATCTCATCCTCTTTAACTCCATGATCAAAGGTTACTCCATCTCCGGACCTTCTCTACAATCCCTCCATCTCTTTTCCCTCATGAGAAGCCGTGGAATCTGGCCCGACCGATTCACCTTGGCCCCTCTGCTCAAGTCCTGCTCCAACCATCCCGATATCAATCTAGGCCGAGGAGTCCATGCCGAGATTGTCGCTCTTGGGTTCGAATCCCACCCTCCCATTCAGATAGGGCTTGTGGAGCTTTACTCCTGTCACGACTCGATGGAGGATGCCGAACGGGTGTTTGATGTTATGTCTCACAGAGATGTGGTTGCATGGAATATGATGATCCGTGGGTACTGCAAGAGAGGAGATGTGCAATTAGGTCTTCATCTTTTCAGTCAGATGGAAGAGAGGAGCATTGTTACTTGGAATTCCATGATCTCCAGCTTAGCACAAAGTGATCGGGACAATGATGCTCTGAAGCTTTTCCATCAATTGTGGGACAGTGGTTTGGACCCAGACGATGCAACTCTCGTCACACTGCTTCCTGTCTGTGCCCGGTTGGGAGCGTACGACGTTGGGAGATGGATCCACTCGTATGCTGATTCTAGGAAGCTTTCTCGAGATGTTGTCTCCGTGGGGAACTCCCTTGTAGATTTCTATTGCAAATCTGGCGATACGGAAACTGCTAGCAGGGTTTTTAATGAGATGCCTCGGAAAAATGTGGTTTCTTGGAACGCCATGATCTCTGGACTGGCTTTTAATGGACGGGGTGAGCTTGGCGTGGATTTGTTTGAGGAGATGATGAAGCAAGGCGTGGCCCCAAACCATGCAACTTTTATTGGGGTTCTTGCTTGTTGTAGCCATGCAGGATTTGTGCAAATGGGTCAGGAATTGTTTAATTCAATGCTAACAGAACACCAACTCGAGCCTGGGCACGAGCACTATGGATGTATGGTTGATCTCCTTGGTCGTAGTGGTTGTGTGAAGGAGGCCTATGGGTTGATTACAAGCATGCCCATGAAGCCAACCGCTGCTTTATGGGGTGCATTGCTGAGTGCTTGCAGAACTCATGGTGACCTACAACTTGCAGAATGCGCTGTTAAGGAACTCATTGACCTTGAGCCCCATAATTCGGGGAACTATGTTTTGTTATCAAACATTTATGCAGAAGCAGGCAAGTGGGATAAAGTTGAAGAAGTGAGGGTGTTAATGAGGGCGAAGAGTATAAGGAAAGCTCCAGGCCGGAGTTTGATTGGATGA